A part of Dryobates pubescens isolate bDryPub1 chromosome 3, bDryPub1.pri, whole genome shotgun sequence genomic DNA contains:
- the POMC gene encoding pro-opiomelanocortin translates to MSSTLWSILPVVLWLLLWHPTSASGPCWESGKCQDLTTEAGILACASVCRSELSAEAPVYPGNGHLQPLSESIRRYVMSHFRWNKFGWRNSSGGARKRQGPAGDGPPPAAPPAGPPAQRQQEEGAGPQREEGKRSYSMEHFRWGKPVGRKRRPVKVYPNGVEEESAESYPLEFRRELVLGTGAPPEEEEEEEEEEEGPEEEKKAASGSSYRGGQYGWHTPLKDKRYGGFMTSEHNQTPLVTLFKNAIIKSAYKKGQ, encoded by the exons ATGTCAAGCACACTGTGGAGCATCCTGCCCgtggtgctgtggctgctgctctggcacccCACAAGTGCCAGTGGCCCATGCTGGGAGAGTGGCAAATGCCAGGACCTCACCACTGAGGCGGGTATTCTG GCGTGTGCCAGCGTGTGCAGGTCGGAGCTGTCCGCCGAGGCTCCGGTGTACCCCGGGAACGGGCACCTGCAGCCGCTCTCGGAGAGCATCCGCAGGTACGTCATGAGCCACTTCCGCTGGAACAAGTTCGGCTGGAGGAACAGCAGCGGCGGGGCGCGCAAACGGCAGGGGCCGGCGGGGGACGGCCCGCCCCCCGCAGCGCCGCCTGCTGGCCCCCCGGCGCAacgccagcaggaggagggggccGGCCCGCAGCGGGAGGAAGGCAAACGTTCCTACTCCATGGAGCACTTCCGCTGGGGCAAGCCGGTGGGGCGCAAGAGGAGACCCGTCAAGGTCTACCCCAACGGGGTGGAGGAGGAGTCGGCCGAGAGCTACCCTTTGGAGttcaggagggagctggtgctTGGCACCGGGGCACcgcctgaggaggaggaggaagaggaggaggaagaggaaggcccagaagaggagaagaaggcaGCGTCGGGCAGCTCCTACCGCGGGGGCCAGTACGGCTGGCACACGCCCTTGAAGGACAAGCGCTACGGGGGCTTCATGACCTCGGAGCACAACCAGACCCCTCTAGTGACTCTCTTCAAAAATGCCATCATCAAAAGCGCCTACAAGAAGGGGCAgtga